Genomic segment of Bacteroidota bacterium:
ACCGCTCAGCCATGCATCCTAACACGCCTACCAACAATCCCGGTTTTTTAAGTTTCGTTTTTTTAAAATCAGATAATCTTTTCCTGACTGTTTGTTCCGCTTTTTCCCGGATAGAGCAGGTATTTATAAATATCAGATCTGCCTCATCCAAATTTTTTGTGGCGCCAAACCCTTCCTTATATAAAATAGATGCTACTACCTCGCTGTCAGCAAAATTCATAGCACAGCCATAGCTTTCTATATAAAACCTTTTTTTGTAGGCGTTTGGATCCTCGCCGAATGGAGAAAATGCTTCCCCCTGGCGGGTTTCATCCTGTACTTTATCTGTCACGTAATCAAGCATTCTTTGAGTTATAAGGACTGCAAATTTAAGGTATAATAAGTTGCTGGTGACAGGATGGCATAGCCTTTTAAAAAATCTTCGTAACCGCCTGCGTAAAAAGCAGGAATTCAATGATTGCCTCGTCTAAATTTACATTATGAGATTTCTGGCAGGACTGGCAGTTTTTATTCTTTTTACAATTTCTTCTGAGTCTCAGGTCGTTTCCAAAACCAATGAAGGGATTATAGCAGGCAATCTGCTGGATTCGACTACCCAGAAATCGATAGCAGGTGCTAATGTTCAACTTATTCATCTTGGAGATGGCAAAACACTAAGCCAGGTTTCTACAAAGGAGGGTGAGTTTTCGTTTACAGGTCTTGTTTTCGGCTATTATAGATTATCGATAAGCACGGTTGGTTATGGTCCCATGAGTTTCGACAGTATAAATGTACGAACCGAACGTTTTGATTTTAACCTTGCTGATATACGTCTTTCAACAAAATCCGGCGAGCTTGAAACAGTAGTTGTATATGCAGAAAAACCACTGATACAATCCAAGGATGGTAATATCACTTTCAATGCGGGTGAATCGGCTCTTGCAGCAGGTAGTAATGCCAGTGAATTGCTGACGAGTGTTCCTCTCGTAACAAAGGACCCGAACGGAAAAATATTAGTTCGCGGAAAAGAACCCAAAATTTTAATTGATGATAAACCCGTTGAACTAAACCAGCAACAATTACAGGATCTGCTTGAGTCATTGCCCGGAAGTTCTGTCGAGAAAATTGAGGTTATGACCAACCCGCCACCACAATATGCAAATGAGCAGGGTGGCGTTATCAATATCGTTACCCGGAAGGGAAGAGTAGGAATGGGTGGACGTATAAATATTTCAGCAGGTTCAAGAGGAGAGAGAACTCTCAGTACAAATTTTAATTACCGTAAAAATAAATTCGCCATTAATGTAAATGCCGGATTTGGATATAATTACTTTTCAGGAAACGGTTATTCAGAACGGACAAATATTTATACTGACTCAACTAATTTTTTTAATACAGCCAGCAAGAATGTAAATAAAAGCACACGGCCGAATATCCGGGTGAATATGGATTATGATATTAATAAATTCAACTCCCTGAATCTTGAGGCTACTTATAATCAAAATGATTTTAATAACCTGAGCATAACCGAATACACGAACATCAACCAGTATAAGGAAATTTATAAACTTAGCGAAAGGGCCATAAGAAGTGAAGGGAACAATAATAATCCGGCATTGAACTTTACCTATACACATAAAGGCAAAAAACTAGGTGAGGTATTAAAAATTATAACAGGAGCAAATCTTTCACTAAGTAACAGCGACCGGCTATTTTACCAGCAATACTTTTATCCAGATCATACACCCAACGGTCTTGACTCGACACAAAAACAAATAAATGACAATACAAATAATGGGCACAGTGTAAGGGTTAGCTATGATAAGCCTTTAAATAAAAAAACCTACCTCTCAGTAGGAGCAGCCTATATACGCAACACCAGCAATATAGATGTGGATGCCAGTTATAAGAAAAAGCCGGAAGGTTATTTTGTACCAATGGAATTGCTGAGTAATAATTTTAAATTTTACCAGACCATCAAAAATGTCAGGGCATCTTTTCGGCAGGTATTGGGTGAAAAATTCAGCATCACAGCTGGCGCAGCTTTAGAAGAGACAAAGTTTCATTTTGATTTATACAAACTAGCAACGGAAGCAGGGAACAGTTACTGGAATCTTATGCCTTTCGCCAATCTTAATAAAAACTGGAACGACAATCTTAGTCTTACGCTTTCTTATCGTCGTACGATCCGCCGTCCCGGTATTAATGAACTGAATCCGACCATTGATTTTTCTGATCCGTATAATATTCGTTATGGTAATCCTACTTTGTTACCTAGTCTTGCACATAATTTTGACCTGGTGATTGGCCGCACCAAACCGAAATATTTTTTAAACTTCGGTTTAGGGTATAATAAAGTGGAAGATATTTTTAGCCAGATACGGACTTTGATGGAAGATGGTAAAACACAAATAACCTGGGAGAACATCAGTCACCGGAATGAATATGAAGCGAGCACATGGAATGGTTATACGATTAGTAAAAAACTTCGACTCAACCTGAGTGCAAGTTATACTTACAACCAGTACAGCGATTTTGATAAAGCTGTAAGAAAATACCGTGATGGCGGTTCATTCACTACTACGGTTAATGGAAATTATTCTTTAAAAGATATCTGGATCTTCACGGGCAACTTTACGACCAGCCGGTTTGCGAATCCACAGGGTTCCGTTAACTGGAACCTGAGCATGAATCTGAGCCTTCAGAAAAAATTCTTCAATAAGAAGCTTGTTGTAACACTTAATTGCATTGATCCATTCCGTAACCAGCAGACCAACAGTTATACCTACGGTAAAAATTTTGAAGTGCATTCCTACAACGCTACACAAACAAAGAACTATCGACTTTCGCTGGGTTATAGTTTTACAAAAAAAGCGAAGAAGAAAACTGTAAAAAAATAAGTTTTTAATCGACTCTGAGTTGATCTATATATATTCCCCTACTCATTTGGTTTGCAATTTGTTTCCCCCTATCTTCATCTCGATTCCTGACCTTATGAAATAAACGCAGGTTACCCGAACCGTAACCGTATATCCAATCTTCTGCGAACAATCCACCAGTAATCATCATCTGACATTGTAGCTTTTTATTATTCATTTACAGAACAAATGAGGATAGCCCTATTTTGCATAATCGTAATTGCTATTGCCACCAACAGCCTTAATGGACAGTCCTGGAAAAATCTAAACGATAGTGCTACATTGTTTAATAAGCAGAAAAGCTATGAGAATGCTCTTGATTATTATAGCCGGTCAAAGAATTTGTTATCGCCTGATTCTGCAATCTCTGAAACGGTATTTAAGATAGACACAGCGATAGGAAATATTTATTATTTACGCAAAGGTCAATATGCAACTGCCGAACTCTACTACCTGGAAGCAAGGCAGATCATTGAGAAAAGGAATGAAAATAAGAGTCTGGCTTTTGCTGCTGTTGCCAGCCTGCTTGGACAGGTAAATTATCGCCAAACACGTTATGATAAAGCAGAGGCTTATTATTTAGAAGCAATGAAGATTTGGGAGATAACATCCGGGAAAAATAGCTCGGAATATGCACTTGGTTGTAATATGTTGGGTATATTATATAATGATCGTGGTCAATATGAAAAAGCAGAGGAGCGACATTTAGAAGCAAGAGCTATAAGAAAACAATTATTTGGCCGTGAAAACGGCGCTTATGCACAAAGTTGTAATAATCTCGCTGCCATTTATTGGAATCTTGGCAAGTATGAAAAAGCTGAACCGCTTGCATTGGAGGCAAAAGAAATAAGGGGAAGGCTTCCGGATGTTGCCAAACCAACGTATGCAATAAGTTGTATCAACCTGGCCAATATTTATCGTGATATGGGTAAATACGAACAAGCCGAACAACTTTATATTGAAGCTAAGAATATTCGTGAGCAAGCATTTACAACAAATCCCAATGACTATACTTTGAGCTGTGATATACTTGCAGACTTATATTATTACACCAAACAGTACGATAAAGCTGAACCGCTTTACCTGGAAGCAAAAGCAATCCGGGAGAAGCTATCGACTGTTAAAGGACTTTCCTATGGTCAGAATTGCAGCAGCCTCTCTTCTTTATACACAGCCACCGGTGATTATAGCAAAGCAGAAGCTTTTGCTTTTGAAGCAAATGCTATCTGGCAGCGGTTAGGGCCAGCAGTAGCAGCAGACATGGCTATTAACAACAACAGCATTGGTTATTTATATTTCCTGTTAAAGAAATATGATAAGGCTGAAGAGCATTATTTAAAAGCAAGAACATTTTGGAAAGAAAGCCTTGGTGAAAACCATCCTTACTATACTAACAATACTCTTAACCTTGCAAGGGTGTATTGGTTGAAAAATGATGTAACGAAGGCTGCCGAAATGTATCAAAATGCTTTTGATGCACAGGCTAAACAGGCAGGTGAAATTTTTTCATTTACATCAGAAGAAGAAAAACAGCTATACTTGAAGAACGTTACCGGCGCTGAGGATGAATACCATTCTTTTTATTATGAGAAATTAAAAAATGGAAACAACGGGCAGCCCTATCTTATTTCATTGCAGAAAAGAAACCTGGTTCTTTCATCATCACAGCAAATGCGGCAAACTATTTATTCAAGCAATGATCCGGTATTGCAAAAAAAATATAATGATTGGGCAGCTTTAAAAAAACAGGTAGCAGCACTTTACTCCAAAGGCGAGGGGGCGCCAAAAGATTATTTGAAAGAGGTGATCAGGAAAGCCGATTCACTGGAAAAAAATCTTGTACGTTATACTTCGACTCTTGATAAGGGTTATTCCACTGTTACCGGATGGAAAACAATTCAACAAAAGCTGGGTGCTGATGAAGCAGCTATTGAATTTATTGAGTTCAATTATCATAATGGCCAACAGTTTACTGACAGCACATATTATGCTGCACTCGTTCTGAGAAAAGAAATGAATGAGCCTGAGTATGTAAGTCTTTTTGAAAAAAAACAATTGGATAGTTTGCTTTCGAAGGGTTCTGTAAGCTGGCAGGGAATTAACGGATTTTACACCCGTGGTGGAGAAGTTGAAATAAATACAGGAGATAATGTTTCAAAAAATGGCTTCAATTTAATATGGCAGCCATTGGAAACTAAACTGAACGGAGTTACAAAAATTTATTTTGCCCCTGCAGGTTTATTACATCGCATTTCGTTTGCAGCCTTGTCAGTTGACAGTACTCATGTATTAAGTGACAAATATCAATTGGTACAATTGTCAACTACTGCAGCAGTAACCACACTTGTAAAGGAAACAGTTGCTCCTTCAGAAAAGATTGTTTTGTTCGGCGGAGTTGAATATACCCGTGATCCGGCAAAAAAAGATCCGGTGATCAAATCAGCTAATGCAGCAAAACGTAGCGGCTTTGAATATTTGCCCGGAACAGAAAGAGAAGTAACACAAATAAAAACAGATGGCTTAAAAAATAAATACAAACCCATAGTTGTAAAAGGGTGGATGGCAAAAGAAGATTCAGTGAAAATGTTGAATGGAAAAAGATCGCCGGCAATACTGCATATTGCCACGCATGGTTTTTTCTTTGATGATCCGCAAAAGAAAAAAACAAATTCTGCTTCAGCGATGATAACCGGAAGTAAAGTATTTGAGCAGTCTGATAATCCTTTGTTCAGGGCCGGGTTACTTTTTGCCGGCGCCAATGATACCTGGCAGGGAAAATATATTGATAGCACCGTAGATGATGGAATTCTTACGGCGTATGAATTATCTGATCTGTACCTGCCTAATACAAGACTTGTTGTATTGTCCGCTTGTGAAACTGCATTGGGAGATATAAAAGGAAGTGAAGGAGTATATGGGCTACAGCGGGCATTGAAAATGGCTGGTGTAAAAAACCTTGTGATGAGCCTATGGAAAGTACCAGATGATGAAACAGCTGAATTTATGGAAGAATTCTATAAGAAAATTTTTACAGGTATACCAATTGACCAGGCATTTTATAAAACACAAAACACATTGCGGGATAAATACAGGAACACACCCTATAAATGGGCCGCATGGGTTTTGATTCGATAATTATTACTGAACTATAACCATCACTAATGACGAAACAACTGTTTATTTTTCTTTTATTGTCTTTCTTTATTGAAAACGCTTTGATTGCTCAGAATAATCAATGGGTGTGGATGAAAGGAGATAGCTCATTGACAAGCACAAGAAGTGGAGTTTATGGTACACAAGGAGTACCCTCTGCTTTAAACAGACCGGGCAGTAGAGAAAATGCTGTTACATGGACGGATGCGAGTGGTAATTTCTGGTTGTTTGGCGGGGAAGGATTTACAGAGACTGATTCATATGGAAACTTAAATGATTTATGGAAATACAATCCTTCAACAAATCAATGGACATGGGTAAAAGGAGATAAAATAAAAAATGTATTTGGTATTTATGGTTCAGTTACAGTGCCAGCGTTGTCCAACAAACCTGGTTCAAGAAAAGGTGCGGTGTCTTGGACTGACGCATCAGGAAATTTTTGGTTATTCGGTGGTGAAGGTTATAGCGAAAATCATGGTTATCCATATTTACTAAATGATCTATGGAAATACAATCCTTCGACTAATGAATGGACATGGATGAAGGGGGATAAAATCAATAATGTAAATGGTGTTTATGGTACTGTAACAGTTTCTGCAACTCTTAATAAGCCCGGAAGTCGTTCCGGATCAGTTTCGTGGTCTGATGCTTCTGGTAATTTATGGCTATTTGGAGGATACGGCTTTCCGGAAACTAGTAGTTATAGTTATTTAAATGATTTGTGGAAATACAATCCGACAACCAATGAATGGACATGGATGAAAGGGGATAAGATAATTGGTGTAAATGGAGTTTATGGAACGCAAGGAGTATTTGCAGCCGGTAATAAACCCGGTAGCAGACAACAAGGAGTAGCATGGCGTGACATTAATGGTATTGTATGGTTATTTGGTGGGGAGGGATATCCTGAAACAGGGTTTTATGGGTACTTAAATGATTTATGGAAATATGATCCTGCTACCAACCAATGGGCTTGGATGAAAGGAGATAAAACAACCGGTGTGTATGGAGTTTATGGTACGCAGAGTGTTCCTGCAGTTGGCAATAAACCCGGAAGCAGGTATTATGCAACAGGATTGTCAGATGCTTCAGGAAATCTTTTGCTCTTTGGCGGGTATGGTTATTCAGAAACTGATTATGCTTACTTAAATGATTTATGGAAATATGATCGGGCAACGAATCAATGGACATGGATGAAAGGCGATAAGACAGCTTATGGGGCAAGTGTTTACGGACAGCAAAACATTTTCAATACAAATAATAAACCAGGTGGCCGAAGAAGCATGGCAGTATGGAAAGATGCAATTGGTATGTTTTGGATTTATGGAGGAAATTGCAATGAGTTATGGAAATATGATCCAATCCTTAATCGATGGGCATGGGTAAGAGATTATGCGTATGAAGGATTTAAAGGAATATATGGAACACAAGGTGTAGAAGCTGCAAACAATAAACCCGGATCAAGGTATGGAGCATGTGAATGGATTGATGCAACTGGTAATCTTTGGTTATTTGGAGGGATAGGTGCCGGAGGCATGTTTGCTGACGGCAATCTCAATGATATGTGGAGACTTAATCTTTCTACCAATCAATGGACATGGATAAAAGGTGATTCAATTGCAGATAAAGTTGGTGTATATGGTACACAGGGAATATTTGCGGTAGCCAATCATCCTGGTGCCAGAGCAAAAGCAGTTTCATGGAAAGATAATAATGGAATTTTCTGGCTCTTTGGTGGAAATGGTTATTCAGAAACTGATCAGGGTTATTTAAATGATCTATGGAAATATGATCCGGCGATCAATCAATGGGCATGGGTAAAAGGGGATAAGACAACCTATATCAATGGTATTTATGGAACACAGGGCAATCAGTCGTCTGGTAATAAGCCCGGTAGTAGACATGGGGCAGTTGGTTGGGCAGATGCAAGTGGAAATCTTTTTTTATTCGGAGGAGAAGGGAATGGTGAAGCTGATTTTGGATACCTCAATGATTTGTGGCGGTTCAATATAGCCGCAGGTCAATGGACATGGATGAAGGGATATAAGTATACTAATTCTTCGGGTCAGTATGGAGTGAAAGGAACAGCAAACGCAGCTAACACTCCAGCCGGAAAATTTGAAGCAACAGGATGGACTGGCAATGCTGGTAATTTATGGTTGTTTGGAGGTTATGGAAATGATATTTCTGGATTTACCACTGGAAGTCAAAATAATTTATGGAAGTATTCTATTTCAAACAATGAGTGGACATGGATAAAAGGTGATTCAGGTTCAGATTCGGCAAGTATTTTTGGTACACAGGGAACTTCGGGTAATGCATTTAATCCCGCAGGCCGACAGGCTGCAAAAGGATGGACAGATGCTAATAACAATCTCTGGCTATTTGGTGGAATGCCACATAGCTCTTCTTCTTTTTACAATGATTTATGGAAATACAATGCTACAACAAACAAATGGGCATGGATAAAAGGTGCAACTACTTCTAATTTTAATTATGGTCAGTACGGTACTATCGGGGTACCATCACCTCAAAATAATCCCGGTGGAAAAACAAATGCATCAGTGTGGCGAAGCACCACCAATGATTTCTGGTTATTTGGTGGTTATGGAATAGGAACCAGCTATCCAGCGATCACCGAAGGAAATTTAAATGATATATGGAAATTTTCTCCTTGCACAGCGGAATTATCTATTACACCTGATGGTGGCAATTTCTGCTTTGGGTCATCTATACTTCTTACGGTATCTGGTGGCAGCGGAACTTATGAATGGTATAAAAATGGAATATTGATACCAGGAGTAACAGGCACAACCTGCGATGCTACCAGTTCTGGTTCTTATTATGCAAAATCAATTGTTGGTTCCTGTACGCTTTTTTCAAATGAAGTAATTCTTGATCCGGGAACAACACCACCAGCACTTGGAGGCAGCGGTGTTTACTGCCTGGGAAACAATGTAAATGTTGGTATTCCGCAAACAGAAGTAGATCAAATCTATTTATGGCGACAAAACGGAGCCGGTGCATATGGCCCCATTGGTGGTAATGGAGGAAACCAGAGTCTTAATTTCAATATGACGGAAAGCCGTGTTGGTACCTATATAGTTGAATCCACTCAGCCAGGATGTAACACTGTTTATTCAAATACTGTTTATGTTGGTTTAGCAGTTGTAAATAATTTGGCAACTGTTTATATCTGTTCGGACGGCGTCACTTTTAACTGGAAACGTACAGCACCGATCAATATTTCACAAAGCTATCATTATGCAGTTACACAATCGATCACACCACCGGATAATGGAACAGTTACAAATGATAGTATTATAAGTGTAGGCTCATTGAGCCCTTCTACACAATATTATATTCATGCTCGTGCCACCTGCAATTTTGGTTCATCATATGGCGATTGGAGTACTATTTCATTTACAACTACAGCAACCGGCGGACCTTGTGAATGGATCGGTGCAGCAAATACAGATTGGTTCAACCCGCAAAACTGGAAATGCGGAAATGTGCCAACGACAACATCCGAAGTAGTGATCAATGGAGGAAGAACATTTTATCCGAACGTAACATCCAATATGACGATTAAAAAAATTACACTCAATTCCGGAGCAACCATGCAGGTGGCACCAGGAGTTGTGATAAACATAACGAGCCAATAAAGAATATTACTGATAACAAAACCACCATCAGATGAGAAAATTTTTTATTTCACTTGCAGCAATTCTATTTATTACTTCTTCACTACACAGTCAGAATAATCAATGGGCATGGATGAAGGGGGATAATATTCCAACAACGTTTGATAATTCTTCAGTTGTTTATGGTACAGTTACTGTTCCCGATGCTGCGAACAGACCCGGCCAGAGAGATGGAGCTGTTACCTGGCGGGATCTCCAGGGAAATTTTTGGTTATTCGGTGGAGAAGGAAATGCAACAAATGGTTTTGGATATTTAAACGACCTATGGAAATATAATCCCCTTACTGATCAGTGGACCTGGATGAAAGGCAATAACACGGTTAATGCCACAGGTACATATGGGACTGTAAATACTGCAAATATTAATAATAAGCCAGGTGCAAGAATTGGAGCAATGGTGTGGACCGACGCATCAGGTGTGTTTTGGTTATTTGGAGGAGAAGGCTATGGGGCATCTGGAGGGAGAGGTTATTTAAATGATATGTGGAGATATGATCCGGGAAGCAATACATGGACCTGGATGAAAGGGGATAACACTATTAATGCTACTGCTGTTTATGGAACGATCAATACGGCTAATGTTAACAATAAGCCCGGCGCACGGGAAAATGGGGGTGGTGGTGGTTTTGAT
This window contains:
- a CDS encoding TonB-dependent receptor, encoding MRFLAGLAVFILFTISSESQVVSKTNEGIIAGNLLDSTTQKSIAGANVQLIHLGDGKTLSQVSTKEGEFSFTGLVFGYYRLSISTVGYGPMSFDSINVRTERFDFNLADIRLSTKSGELETVVVYAEKPLIQSKDGNITFNAGESALAAGSNASELLTSVPLVTKDPNGKILVRGKEPKILIDDKPVELNQQQLQDLLESLPGSSVEKIEVMTNPPPQYANEQGGVINIVTRKGRVGMGGRINISAGSRGERTLSTNFNYRKNKFAINVNAGFGYNYFSGNGYSERTNIYTDSTNFFNTASKNVNKSTRPNIRVNMDYDINKFNSLNLEATYNQNDFNNLSITEYTNINQYKEIYKLSERAIRSEGNNNNPALNFTYTHKGKKLGEVLKIITGANLSLSNSDRLFYQQYFYPDHTPNGLDSTQKQINDNTNNGHSVRVSYDKPLNKKTYLSVGAAYIRNTSNIDVDASYKKKPEGYFVPMELLSNNFKFYQTIKNVRASFRQVLGEKFSITAGAALEETKFHFDLYKLATEAGNSYWNLMPFANLNKNWNDNLSLTLSYRRTIRRPGINELNPTIDFSDPYNIRYGNPTLLPSLAHNFDLVIGRTKPKYFLNFGLGYNKVEDIFSQIRTLMEDGKTQITWENISHRNEYEASTWNGYTISKKLRLNLSASYTYNQYSDFDKAVRKYRDGGSFTTTVNGNYSLKDIWIFTGNFTTSRFANPQGSVNWNLSMNLSLQKKFFNKKLVVTLNCIDPFRNQQTNSYTYGKNFEVHSYNATQTKNYRLSLGYSFTKKAKKKTVKK
- a CDS encoding CHAT domain-containing protein encodes the protein MRIALFCIIVIAIATNSLNGQSWKNLNDSATLFNKQKSYENALDYYSRSKNLLSPDSAISETVFKIDTAIGNIYYLRKGQYATAELYYLEARQIIEKRNENKSLAFAAVASLLGQVNYRQTRYDKAEAYYLEAMKIWEITSGKNSSEYALGCNMLGILYNDRGQYEKAEERHLEARAIRKQLFGRENGAYAQSCNNLAAIYWNLGKYEKAEPLALEAKEIRGRLPDVAKPTYAISCINLANIYRDMGKYEQAEQLYIEAKNIREQAFTTNPNDYTLSCDILADLYYYTKQYDKAEPLYLEAKAIREKLSTVKGLSYGQNCSSLSSLYTATGDYSKAEAFAFEANAIWQRLGPAVAADMAINNNSIGYLYFLLKKYDKAEEHYLKARTFWKESLGENHPYYTNNTLNLARVYWLKNDVTKAAEMYQNAFDAQAKQAGEIFSFTSEEEKQLYLKNVTGAEDEYHSFYYEKLKNGNNGQPYLISLQKRNLVLSSSQQMRQTIYSSNDPVLQKKYNDWAALKKQVAALYSKGEGAPKDYLKEVIRKADSLEKNLVRYTSTLDKGYSTVTGWKTIQQKLGADEAAIEFIEFNYHNGQQFTDSTYYAALVLRKEMNEPEYVSLFEKKQLDSLLSKGSVSWQGINGFYTRGGEVEINTGDNVSKNGFNLIWQPLETKLNGVTKIYFAPAGLLHRISFAALSVDSTHVLSDKYQLVQLSTTAAVTTLVKETVAPSEKIVLFGGVEYTRDPAKKDPVIKSANAAKRSGFEYLPGTEREVTQIKTDGLKNKYKPIVVKGWMAKEDSVKMLNGKRSPAILHIATHGFFFDDPQKKKTNSASAMITGSKVFEQSDNPLFRAGLLFAGANDTWQGKYIDSTVDDGILTAYELSDLYLPNTRLVVLSACETALGDIKGSEGVYGLQRALKMAGVKNLVMSLWKVPDDETAEFMEEFYKKIFTGIPIDQAFYKTQNTLRDKYRNTPYKWAAWVLIR